ACGGTGATTGTCGGGCTGTCGTGAAAGAGGGCGGTGTCGAACCAGGCAAGATCGGTCACGATCACCGCACGCCGGTACGGATGCCCCGCGCCACGGCCGTCGACCGCTTCCTTGAGCGTGATGGCGGCGATGTGATCGTCGGACGACGGACCGGCATCCGCCGAGACCACCAGCACCACGGTTTCGACATTATCGATCAACTTCATTCGAAGTGCCCCGTGTCGGCCGGCGGCGGTGTCATCTGATTCTTCCTGAACTGCCGCGCGCGCTCGGTCTGTTCATGCAGTTCCTTGACCGACTCCTTGAATTCCTCGTAGTTCGCGGAGCGGCGGGCGGCTTCCATGAGATCGGATCGCATCGCCTGCAACTTGTTGTTCATCTCCCATTCGGTCGGATTCGCGTTCATCTTGATCGGCAGTAACGCAATTAACGCCGTCGGGATCTTGAGCGGGCCGAGATAGATCCATTTCTGGTCGAGGCCGACGGTCTTGCCGGCAATCTTCGTCGTCCAGCTCGGGAGCGCAGCGGTGTTCTCCGGCCGTTCCGTGGCCATCTCGTCGAGATAAGTCTGCACCATCGAGTTCACGGCGCTGTCGGTCAGCTCCTTCTGGCTCTTGCCGGTCAGGATGCTGGCGATCTTCCGCGGCGATTCCGGCAGCGGCTCGACCCAGAGGCGCCCGTCGCCGTATCGCGGGCCGAGCGGCCGAATCCGCCGTGGCGTGTCGACGACAGTGGTGACGGTCTGCGGCGGCGCAGCGACAACCGGGGAGTCGATCACCGCCACGGCGGCCGACGGCGGCGGTTGATGCGCCACGGCGATACGATGCAGCGGCGTACCGCTCGCGTGGGGCAGCAGGAAGTCGCGGGCGTTGTCATGCGTCGCTGGGAGCGAATCGTGCGTGGCGGCGACCATCGGCGTCGGCCCCGGCGCGGGCCGCCGCAGCATCACGGCGACGACAATCGCGACAAGCGCGATCGCGGCAAGCGACAGCGTCCAGGTCGCGCGATGCGACCCGGGAAGCTCGAAGCTGCGGTCAGGCCGCGGCACCGGCCGTTCCTTCGCACGCGGCGAGAATGCGGCCGAGACGTACGATCGCCTCGGCAAGCCGTTCGCCCGGGACGGTCAGCGCGATCCGGAAGAATCCTTCGCCGCCCGGTCCGAACCCGCTCCCGGGGAGGGTGACCACACCTTCTTCTTCCAGCGCGCGGGACGAGAAGGTTGCGGACCTGATTCCGGCCGGGAGCGGAACCCAGAGGTACATCGCGCCCCGTGGCGTCTCGACAGTGAACCCCGCGTCGCGCAGTGCCGCGACGCCGGCATCGCGCCGCCGGGCGAGCTCGGCGACCAGCGGCGGATTCAACTCCTCGGCGTGATCGAGGGTCCACGCGGCTGCCTGCTGCAACGCCAGAAACGGGCCGGTGTCGACGTAACTCTTGACCTTGGTCAGCGCGCCGATCAGCGTCGCATTGGCGATCGCGAACCCAACGCGCCAGCCGGTCATCTGATACGACTTCGACATCGAGAAGAATTCCACTGCCACATCCCGCGCGCCGGCGATCTCGAAAATGCTCGGCGCGACGTACCCATCATACGTGATGTCGCAGTAGGCGTTGTCGTACGCGAGCACGATGTCGTACTTCCGGCAGGTGGCAACCAGGCGTTCGAGATATTCTCGCGGGGCAATCGCAGCGGTCGGATTGTTGGGATAGTTGACGAAGACGACGCCGATCCGGCGGAGCGTCGCGGCCGGGAGATGATCGAGCTCGACGAGAAACTGCGACTCGGGCCGAAGCGGTACGACGAGTGGCTCGCACCCCGAGAGGATCGCACCGCCGATGTACGCCTGGTATCCGGGCTCGGGGACGACCGCGATGTCGCCCGGATTGCAGACGGCAAGCGGCAGGTGCGACAACCCTTCCTTCGATCCGATCAGCGGCAGCATTTCGGTGGTGGCATCGAACCGCTGCCCGAAGCGGCGTTCGACCCAGCGCACCGCCGCCTCGCGGAAGGCGGGAAGCCCCTGCTGGAATCCGTACTTGTGCAGCGCCGTAATGCCGAGAGCCTGATGCAACGCGTCAATCGCCGGTGCCGGAGGCGGCCCGTCGACGTCGCCGGCGCCGAGATCGATGACGTCCATTCCGGCCGCGAGCAAGCGCCGCTTGATCGACGGAATCTTCGCCAGCGTATACTCGGGCAGCGACGTGACGCGGTCGCTCGGCTTGATCACGACGACGCTCCCTCCACCACCGGGTTGCTGAGCACGCCCACACCCGGGATTTCCACCTCAACGACGTCACCCGCGGCGAGCTTCCCCACACCTTCAGGCGTGCCGGTGAGAATGAGATCGCCCGGCTCGAGTGTCATGATGTGCGAGATGTAGGAGATCAGCGTCGGAATGCTGAAGATCATGTCGGAGGTGCGGCCGTGCTGCCGCGGTCTGCCGTTGAGGCGCCCGAACACTTCGAGCGTCGCGTGATCGAGTGATTCCGCCACGATCGGCCCGACGGCACAGAAGGTGTCGAACCCCTTGGCGCGCGCCCATTGGCCGTCGGTCTTCTGCAGGTCGCGGCAGGTCACGTCGTTGGCGCAGGTGAATCCCCGGACCAGCGCGAGCGCTTGCTCCGCCGACACCTTGCGCGCCCGCTTCCCCATGACGACGCCGATTTCTGCTTCGTATTCGACCTGTTGCGACACGTTCGGGAGTTCGATCGCCTCGCCCGGGCCGATCAGCGAGGATGGCGGCTTGAAGAAGAGGAGCGGACGGGTGGGAACATCATTACCGAGTTCGCGCGCGTGTGCCGCGTAGTTGCGGCCGACGCAGACGATCTTGCTCGGTTGTACGACGGTCATGTCGCGGCTCCGATGCCGTGTCTGGCGAAAAAGTCCTCACACTTGGTCCGCACCTGCGCCCACGAGCCGATCACGCGTTCCGCCGGCGGCAATCCTTCGAGCAGCATCGCCCCGTATCGCTTCGTTACCACCCGCCGATCGAGCAGGATGACAACGCCGACATCCTCGGCGCTCCGGATCAGGCGGCCAAACCCCTGCTTGAGCTTCAGCGCCGCGTGGGGAAGGAGGTAGCCGAAGAAGGCGTCTTCTCCCTGCTCGGTCAGGCGCTCCATCCGGGCGGCGGTGAGCGGCTCGGACGGCACCTTGAAAGGTAGCTTGGCGAGAATCAGCCCACGGAGCGCGCGCCCGGGGACGTCGACCCCTTCCCAGAAGGAATCGGTCCCGAGGAGAATGGCATTGCCGGCTTCGCGGAAGCGCCGGATGAGGTGGTCACGTTGCCCCTCCCCTTGCACCAGGATCGGAAACCGGTCGCCCAGGTCGGCCCGCACGGCCGCGGCAACGCGCCGCAGCGCGGCGTGCGAGGTGAAGAGGACGAAGATCCCGCCGTCGCTCGCCCACGCGAGGTCGCGCACCACGGCGGCCACCGCGGCGTCGTGTCCGGCTTCGTCCTCGCGCGGGTCGGGAACGTCGTCCGGAAGTCCGAGAAGGCAGTGGTCCTCGTAGGGAAAGGGCGACGGAAACACCTCCTGCACCGTCACCGGAGACCCGTCTCCGGAGAGACCGATCCGCGACGCGATGAACCCGAATTCGCCGCCGGCGGCGAGGGTGGCGCTGGTGAGCGCGACGGTGTCGAGCCGATCGAAGAGGAGCGCGCGGAGGGTCGGGGCAAGATCGAGCGGCACCGCGGCGAGCTGCAACGCCGGCGTGCGCGTCCCGCTGCGCTCGATCCAGCGGACCTCGGGTGGTCGGCCGGTGGCGGGGCGAAGCGTGGTGTTGAGACCGTCGGCGGTCGATTCGAGGCGCCGCACAACGCCGCGACATTCGTTGACAAGCTGCTGTTGTCGCTCGGTCATCTCTCCCTGTTCGAGCCGGTCGGCGACCGTCTCGACCAGCTGCGCCACGGTGCGGAATCCCGCAACGGTGAGGTCGAGGTCGCGCGTCAGTCCCTCTTCCCACATCGGATGGCGGCCGAAGTCCTCGTCGAGGCGCACCGGGCCGCCGCCCGCGGCTACGTGATCAAAGAGCCGAAGGAAGAGTGCTTCCGCAGCGCTGCGCGCCTGGATCACCGCGGGCACGAGCCGCTCGCGCACCAGGTCGATCGAGGCGCGATTGAGGAGGTCGTCGGCGCTCCGCAGCACGTACAGCAGCGATGGGAGGAGTCCCTTCCCCTTGCGTTCGAGGCGATTCAGCAACCGCTGCACGCCGCGCGACGACACCTGCACGCCGAGATGGCCGGCGGCGACATCTTCGATATGGTGTGCTTCGTCAAGAATCAGCCGCTTGTATGCCGGGAGTACCGCAGCCGACTCCCAGTTGTCCGACGCCTGCCGAACGGCGAGATCAGCCGAGAGGAGGTGATGATTCACGACGACGATGTCGGCCTGCGCCGCGCGGCGCCGCGCCTGGAAGACGAAACAGTTGTCGAAGTGCTTGCAGCGGAGGCGGGGGCAGAGATCGGCCTCGGCGGCGACCTCGTCCCAGACGTCGCCCGACGGGGGCGTGGGGAGGTCGGCGAGCGTCCCGTCGGCGGTGTTCGCCGCCCAGGCGGTGAGGTTGAGCAGCTCGTCGAGCTTGTCACCTTCGAGCAGCGTGTGCTGACTCGCTGCGGCCGTCTCGAGGCGCTGGCGGCAGAGATAGTTGCGCCACCCCTTGAGGAGCGCGAAGGTCGGCTGATGTTCGTCGTTGCCGAGCGCGCGGGCCAGCAGCGGCAGGTCCTTTCCGACCAGCTGCTCCTGCAGGTTGATGGTATTGGTCGATACAACGGTCCGCTCGCCGTTGGCGCGAGCCCAGGCGAGCGCCGGGACGAGATAGGCAAACGACTTCCCCACACCGGTCCCCGCCTCGAGGAGGAGGACCCCGCCGTCGTTGTAGGCGTCGACGAGATACGCGGTCAGATCGCGCTGGCTTTGCCGATCCTCGTAATTTCCCAGCACCCGCGCAATCGCACCGGTTTCGCCAAGCTGCCCGATCACGTCGAACGGATCGAGGGTGGTGATCGGTGTCACGGCGGGGACTTCCACAACGACGTACAACCGTTCGGCGTCGTTATCGATGATCCCGAAGCCGATCCCGTCGTCGTGCGCCCGCGCCGCGACCGACAGGTCGGCCATCGATGGTTCGAGGCGGCCGCTGGGGTGATTGTGCAACAGCATCTCCCCGCGCCGAGCGACGCCTGGAAGCGCCAGAACCATGTCGACGGTACCGCGTGCTACCGGCCGAGCCGACGTGACGACCCCCTCGGCATCGATCGTCGCGACGAACGACACTTCGTTCCCTCCCGCGGCGCGAATCTCCCGCCGGAGAAGCTCGCGCGCGGTGGCGGCGAGTCGCTCGGTCACGTCTTCAATTCCTTCTTCTTCGCCGCCGGGAAGAGGACGTTGTTCAGGATCAGCCGGTACCCGGGCGAGTGCGGGTGCAATGACAGATCGGTCGGTGCATTCCCGATGGCATGCTGCGGATCTTCCGGATCGTGCCCACCGAAGAAGGTCCAGGTTCCCTTGCCGTGCTCACCATGGATGTACTTGACCCACGGTGCGCCAGACTCATCGCCAAGCACGACGACACCGGGCTTCACCCGGCTGCGCCGGAAGGAGGTCGTGAGGCCGTAGAAATCGGGGATGACTTGCCGGTGATTCTGCACCAGCATCGTCGCGACCGGATCGATCTTCGCGGAGAAGTTGAACAGCTCGAATGCGCCCAGCGGTTGGCGGTTGGGAGTGTTGACCTGGTGGCCATCGATGTCGCTGAACGCCGCCACCGCCGGCGACAGTTCAAGCACCGCATCGTGAAAGGCGAGCGCCTTGTCCCAGTGCAGCTTGCTCGACGCATCGGGGTCCATCGGCGTGCCGTCGGCGTACGCGGCGGCGATGTCGACCCCGTCGCTGGCGAGCGCCAGGTCGATGGTTTCGGTCGCGGTGCACATCGCGAAGAGAAACCCGCCGCGATCGACAAATGCCGCGATCTGCTTTGCCACGCCGCGCTTGCAGTCGGCGACGTTGGCAAAACCGAGCCTCGCGGCGGTGGATTGGTTGAGTTGCATCATCGGTTGCAGCCACGGTGCGCCCGCCGACGTGATGACGAACTTCGAGTACTGGCCGGTGAAGTCCTCGTGATGAAGATGCAGCCAGTCGTACGTCGCCAGCCCGTTGGCCATGACCTCAGGATCCCAGACACGGACGAACTCGATCCCGGCGTAGTTGAGCGCCATCGTCACGGCGTCGTCCCACGGTGCGGCATCGGGCGGCGCGTAGACGGCGACCTTCGGCACCTTCTCCAGCGGAATCGCATCCATGTTGCTCTGCGCGATCTGCGCCTTCGCATCGAGGATCGCCGCGTCGTCGACCTGCTCGACCGTCACACCGGCGAGCGCTGCGTCGCGCATCAGCGCATCGGACGCCGGGAGGAGAAACGCGCCATTGCGATAGTTGAGGAACCACTCCCCCTGCTCGCCGCGCTGCAAGGCGCGAAAAGCGAGGCCGTAGGCCTTGAGATGCTGCTCCTGCGCGTCATCCATCGGAATCAGCACGTTCGACGCGCGCACGCCGCGGATCCACCGGTACCGCGGCAGGAAGAGCGCGGCGCTGGTTCCGGTCCCCCAGCGAAGAAAGTCGCGTCGTCGCATCAGGGTGCCGATCCCGGCGTCGTGGTGCCCAGCGAATCGTGCAAGCGCCGCGCTTCGGGAACGACTGCGCTCTCCGGATAGTCGATGATCAACTGCTCGAGTGCATGACGCGCGTCATCGACGTGGCCTGAGGCGACAGCGATCCGCGCCAGGGCGAGACGTGCCGCCGCAGACGCTGCGGGGGCATTCTTGACGTCCGCACCGCGCAACAGTTCCGTCGCACGCACCGTGTCCCGCGCCGCAAGCGCGATCTGCCCGGCGAAAAGCCGGGTTTCGGCCGCGCCCGCGGGACGTACCGTCGCGGCAAGGACGGTGAGGTCGGTGACAGCCTTCGACGTGTCGCCCCGTTCGAGGGTGAGGAGCGCCTCGCCGAGGGCAGGAAGCGAATCTGCGCCGATGGCCTGGATCAGCGTCAGCACCGTGATGCGCTGGAGGGCCTGCTCGCGCTCCTCGTCGTACGGTCCGGCGGCCTTCAGCAGGTCGTTGGCGCCGGCAAGATCGCCGCGGTAGAGGGCGATCCGGCCCCGCAGGTCAAATCCCGACGTACTCGAATCGCTGGCAACGAGCTGCGTCGCGCGCGCAAAATTCCCGGCGCGAAGCCAGACCATGGCGATCCGCCGCGCAAGGCGATCGTGTTCGTCGGGGGTGATCGTTGGTCCGAGTTGCGCCAGCACCTTCTCCGCGTCTGCCGCCTTCCCTTCGGCAATCAACACGCCGAGCAGCGTCGTCGATGCGGTGTTCGCCATCCCCGCCGGGGCATCGGGTCTCGAGCCGACCACATCAAGCAGCCGCCGTGCCTGCTTCTCGTTCCCCGCGTCGGCGTAGGCTCGCGCAGCGTCCATCAGCGTCTCGACCGCGGCGCGACCGGACTCGCGCGCGGCGATTGCTTCGAGCGTCGCGGCGGCGGCGAGCTTCGAGGGATTGTCGTCGTGCGCGTGCAGGAGTCCGTAGAGGCGGCGGAGTGCCACGATCGCAGTCACTGAATCGGCCGGGAGTGCACCGCGAACGAGCGACAGCGCTTGCGTCGATTCCCCCCACCCTGCGAGCAGAAAGCCGAGCAATTGCTTCGCCTCGATCGACCCGTCCTGCATCAGCGCATCGCGAACCTGGGTACGCTGCGACTGCGCAACCTGCGACAGCACCGTCACGGCGGCGGTGCCGAACGCCGGGGTTGCACGGATCACGGCGACCCATTCGCGGGCCGCGCCACCGAGGTTGCCGGATCGGCGGAAGAGTTCGGCGCG
This window of the Gemmatimonadales bacterium genome carries:
- a CDS encoding aminotransferase class I/II-fold pyridoxal phosphate-dependent enzyme, translated to MIKPSDRVTSLPEYTLAKIPSIKRRLLAAGMDVIDLGAGDVDGPPPAPAIDALHQALGITALHKYGFQQGLPAFREAAVRWVERRFGQRFDATTEMLPLIGSKEGLSHLPLAVCNPGDIAVVPEPGYQAYIGGAILSGCEPLVVPLRPESQFLVELDHLPAATLRRIGVVFVNYPNNPTAAIAPREYLERLVATCRKYDIVLAYDNAYCDITYDGYVAPSIFEIAGARDVAVEFFSMSKSYQMTGWRVGFAIANATLIGALTKVKSYVDTGPFLALQQAAAWTLDHAEELNPPLVAELARRRDAGVAALRDAGFTVETPRGAMYLWVPLPAGIRSATFSSRALEEEGVVTLPGSGFGPGGEGFFRIALTVPGERLAEAIVRLGRILAACEGTAGAAA
- a CDS encoding fumarylacetoacetate hydrolase family protein — its product is MTVVQPSKIVCVGRNYAAHARELGNDVPTRPLLFFKPPSSLIGPGEAIELPNVSQQVEYEAEIGVVMGKRARKVSAEQALALVRGFTCANDVTCRDLQKTDGQWARAKGFDTFCAVGPIVAESLDHATLEVFGRLNGRPRQHGRTSDMIFSIPTLISYISHIMTLEPGDLILTGTPEGVGKLAAGDVVEVEIPGVGVLSNPVVEGASS
- a CDS encoding helicase C-terminal domain-containing protein — its product is MTERLAATARELLRREIRAAGGNEVSFVATIDAEGVVTSARPVARGTVDMVLALPGVARRGEMLLHNHPSGRLEPSMADLSVAARAHDDGIGFGIIDNDAERLYVVVEVPAVTPITTLDPFDVIGQLGETGAIARVLGNYEDRQSQRDLTAYLVDAYNDGGVLLLEAGTGVGKSFAYLVPALAWARANGERTVVSTNTINLQEQLVGKDLPLLARALGNDEHQPTFALLKGWRNYLCRQRLETAAASQHTLLEGDKLDELLNLTAWAANTADGTLADLPTPPSGDVWDEVAAEADLCPRLRCKHFDNCFVFQARRRAAQADIVVVNHHLLSADLAVRQASDNWESAAVLPAYKRLILDEAHHIEDVAAGHLGVQVSSRGVQRLLNRLERKGKGLLPSLLYVLRSADDLLNRASIDLVRERLVPAVIQARSAAEALFLRLFDHVAAGGGPVRLDEDFGRHPMWEEGLTRDLDLTVAGFRTVAQLVETVADRLEQGEMTERQQQLVNECRGVVRRLESTADGLNTTLRPATGRPPEVRWIERSGTRTPALQLAAVPLDLAPTLRALLFDRLDTVALTSATLAAGGEFGFIASRIGLSGDGSPVTVQEVFPSPFPYEDHCLLGLPDDVPDPREDEAGHDAAVAAVVRDLAWASDGGIFVLFTSHAALRRVAAAVRADLGDRFPILVQGEGQRDHLIRRFREAGNAILLGTDSFWEGVDVPGRALRGLILAKLPFKVPSEPLTAARMERLTEQGEDAFFGYLLPHAALKLKQGFGRLIRSAEDVGVVILLDRRVVTKRYGAMLLEGLPPAERVIGSWAQVRTKCEDFFARHGIGAAT
- a CDS encoding tetratricopeptide repeat protein; this encodes MTIRLHRFGGAVTFLLIAAVPVVAAAQVQTNSTATPLGRGLMAERNGTYGDAAKIYQAILQTEPANVGALIGMEHVLPQLGRGPEMLTLSKAALAIDSTSIGVLQVAVRAFAHADRGDSARKYVERWAALAPHDEDPYREWSNAALEARDIGEAQRALDLGRQRLGPEALGVERAELFRRSGNLGGAAREWVAVIRATPAFGTAAVTVLSQVAQSQRTQVRDALMQDGSIEAKQLLGFLLAGWGESTQALSLVRGALPADSVTAIVALRRLYGLLHAHDDNPSKLAAAATLEAIAARESGRAAVETLMDAARAYADAGNEKQARRLLDVVGSRPDAPAGMANTASTTLLGVLIAEGKAADAEKVLAQLGPTITPDEHDRLARRIAMVWLRAGNFARATQLVASDSSTSGFDLRGRIALYRGDLAGANDLLKAAGPYDEEREQALQRITVLTLIQAIGADSLPALGEALLTLERGDTSKAVTDLTVLAATVRPAGAAETRLFAGQIALAARDTVRATELLRGADVKNAPAASAAARLALARIAVASGHVDDARHALEQLIIDYPESAVVPEARRLHDSLGTTTPGSAP